From a single Francisella halioticida genomic region:
- the lnt gene encoding apolipoprotein N-acyltransferase, translating into MKNNIFKAIVTVLSGALLTLAFAPFRIDILAIVSLVIFFHILSRSKKNRSAFFTSALFGFGFFGTSVSWVYISIHLFTQSVAAGLAAAIALVILLSFLHIIPFGTFSYILTRKANNFTKILIYPALWTLFEIVKANLLWGGFPWVSLGYSQTESPLVWFANIGGVYLVSYIIVFIACLITFCICNRSNTKKIISSIVIICILYVCGFIIQHNQPPVKTDQLQKVDLVQGDFIQGFKWDRDNFVKMEKYYENVAKKHKNALIILSENAIPSYRQYLSPYFNMLAKIANKNNSALLIGSLSIEQSNNSSKVYNSSIIIGKGHGVYNKHHLVPFGEYFPIKFFGYVDSAGLSNFNAGHKVQPIMNAFGYPLANFICYEVGYPEQVRDQLQGAKLISVISDDSWFGDSIARDQQLQISQVRAIENAKFVLTTTSNGITSVISTNGKIEKELPKNTRGILEKTIYLNSYKTIWMEIGMTLIFVLIVFSLIIGVILKELLEIKKEKSFLK; encoded by the coding sequence ATGAAGAACAATATATTTAAAGCAATAGTTACAGTTTTAAGTGGTGCACTGCTAACTTTAGCATTTGCACCTTTTCGAATAGATATATTAGCAATAGTATCTCTAGTAATTTTTTTTCACATATTGAGTAGATCTAAAAAAAATCGTAGTGCTTTTTTCACTTCTGCTCTATTCGGATTTGGCTTTTTTGGCACTAGTGTATCTTGGGTATATATAAGCATACATCTATTTACTCAATCGGTAGCTGCTGGGCTAGCTGCGGCTATTGCACTAGTTATTTTATTGAGCTTTTTGCATATTATTCCCTTTGGAACTTTCAGCTATATCCTCACTAGAAAAGCCAATAATTTCACTAAAATCTTAATATACCCAGCACTATGGACATTATTTGAAATAGTTAAGGCTAATCTCTTATGGGGAGGATTTCCTTGGGTTTCACTAGGCTACTCCCAAACAGAATCTCCCCTAGTATGGTTTGCAAATATAGGTGGAGTTTATCTAGTTAGCTATATTATCGTTTTTATTGCTTGTTTGATAACTTTCTGTATTTGTAATAGAAGCAATACTAAAAAGATTATTTCATCTATAGTTATTATTTGTATTTTATACGTATGTGGGTTTATTATTCAGCACAATCAACCACCTGTAAAAACAGATCAATTACAGAAGGTTGATTTAGTTCAAGGTGACTTTATCCAAGGATTTAAATGGGATCGTGATAATTTTGTGAAAATGGAAAAATACTATGAGAATGTAGCTAAAAAACATAAAAATGCTTTAATAATATTATCAGAAAATGCAATTCCAAGCTATAGACAATATTTAAGCCCTTATTTTAATATGCTTGCTAAAATAGCAAATAAAAATAATAGTGCTTTATTAATTGGTTCATTGAGTATAGAACAATCAAATAATTCTTCTAAAGTTTATAATAGTTCTATTATTATAGGCAAAGGTCATGGGGTTTATAATAAACATCACCTTGTTCCTTTTGGTGAATATTTCCCAATTAAATTTTTTGGTTATGTTGATAGTGCTGGCCTTAGTAATTTTAATGCTGGCCATAAAGTTCAACCAATAATGAATGCTTTTGGCTACCCTTTAGCTAACTTTATATGCTATGAAGTTGGTTACCCTGAACAAGTAAGAGACCAATTACAAGGAGCTAAACTAATATCTGTAATTAGTGATGATTCATGGTTTGGTGATTCTATAGCTCGTGACCAACAATTACAAATATCTCAAGTAAGGGCTATTGAAAATGCTAAATTTGTTTTAACAACAACAAGTAATGGTATAACATCAGTTATTAGCACTAACGGCAAAATAGAAAAAGAGCTACCCAAAAACACTCGAGGAATACTTGAAAAAACTATATACCTAAATAGCTATAAAACAATATGGATGGAAATAGGAATGACTCTTATTTTTGTACTTATAGTATTTAGCTTAATTATTGGGGTAATATTAAAAGAGCTATTAGAAATAAAAAAAGAGAAGTCCTTTCTTAAATAA